The Metarhizium brunneum chromosome 5, complete sequence sequence CCTCGCCCCCTTGATCAGGTTAGGCATCGAACGAAGGTtcttcgccgccggcccAGCGTTATCGAAGTGGATGCCATAATGAGTTTGGAGGCGTTGATGCGTTGATGCGTCGAGGCGTTGGCAATGATGGGTGGTTCATCACTGTCAGCACTACCCCCGGACTCTTTCAAGCCATCTGCATCAATGGATCTACAACgggtgttggtgatgctCGAGGCCATTGGCTCATCTGTCAGATATGGCTGGCACTTGTGCCGTTGGTCTGATCTGGCcttgccatgatggatgcatTCAATGCCCGAGAGTGGTCATTGGCACGGAATTGATCGAAGCGCCAAGTACCATCAGCACAACTGTGGAATAAGTCAGTAGCAATATTGGTCTGGCGCTGCTGGCTCCGGTCGTCAAGTGTCGGGATCGCGGAGACGGATGCACGCAACACATACAATATATTGACGGATAACACCGATGTGCAAAGTGCCGCTGGGCCATGGGCCATTCTATAGTGTACATAGCAGCATGAGAATGGGCATCGCTGGGGGCGAACCCGGGATGCTTGACTCGGGGTCGAGactcaagactcaagagtcaagatgcagcagcagctgttGTCGAGATCAACGATGTCGCTTGTTCAGCCGAAGCCCCGCTGCCGAAGCCCAGGTAGTACCTGCCTCACGAGTCTGCTGGTAGCTCGACGCGGACTAGAGCCTTTGACAGGGCTCTATCAGGCGCCGTTCCAGCACCCAGCTGCCTTGGTTGACACCAGACCTGCACGCCCCCCTGGCGCAACTGAAAGCTATCAATTTGGCAATAGCCAGGGCCGGCGCTTGCCTGGCGCCAGCTGCCGAAGACACCGGCTCCAGTCTGCTCCAGCCCCTTCCCAGTGGCTCTCCTGTCCCCACTATCGCAGCATTAAACCCTCCGCGCCGCTGTCCGTCTCTGGCAACTGGGCTGGCGACTGGCAACTGGCGACTGGCGACTGGCGGTCGCTGGCATCTGGCATCTGGCCATCGTCCCATGTGATGGTCCGCTTCACGTGCTTGTGACAAAGCAAGCTGCATGCCACAATAGGTGACACCACCGAGCCGCTTGGCATGGCATTTGCTCACCTTGACAAAGTATACAAATTGCGTCCCGAGGACAGGCCCTTCCCAGctttctttaatatatatcttggctccccccctccctcgTCCCTCGTCTTGTCGCCGCTTGACATTTGACCCGTCCCATCTATGAACTCCTCTGCCCAATGCAATATAAGCCAGAAGGCACATACAGCCCAAGATGGCCACCATCGAACCTCGCCTGATTCACTTGTTAAACGAGTCAACATCTACACCTCAGCTTCACCATGCTGACCTCCCTCCGCTGCACGCACTGCCTCTGCCGACTTCTACAGAGCGACCTCTGCCTCGCCTCGAGCTTGATGCGGCGTACCGGTCAGACCGGCCAAGCGGCGCCTCGGCATATCCACTGCGCCTGTTCCTTGGAGACTACGAAGCCACGGAGCCGTCACCCCGTGGCCGCTCCAAAGCCATCAAAGACTCGAGTGATGCCTCCGATGACGCCTATAACAAGAAGCGCGGGCGAAATATCCATATCAAGGATGACTTCGTCCAGCTGCCCCAGCCCATGAAGCGACAGAAGTCGGCGCAGCAGGCGCCTGCGATGCCGCCCATTATCAACGGGCTACTCGAACCTCCAAGCCACCCTGCTCTGTTTCCGCCAATTGTATCAAATGCATACGATGAGAATGATGCCGGCCAGATACGACTTCTCAATGAATACGCCGCACATGGAGCCGTCGAGGACCGCGCCAGGCGGTCTCCCGAGGCTGAGAAGTCAGGCAAGAGCAGAAAGCGGGCTGCCAAGCCTCGCAGAAAGTGGTCCGAGGAAGAGACGAAGCACCTGCTCCTCGGTGTGAATCGCCATGGAGTTGGCAAATGGACCAGCATCCTCGAGGACCCAGACTTTACCTTCAACGACCGAACTGCCGGTGACCTGAAGGATAGATTCAGGACGTGCTGTCCGGAGGAGCTGCGCGGTTCAAGCAAGTCCTCCTCGCAGGCCGGCTCACCGCGTGCAGCGTCTCAAGAGATTGGACGTCGAACCAAGTCGGGTATTCATGCCGAGAACATTCTTATCGAGGACTCGCCTTCGCCAAAAGAGGCTGGCGAGTCCGACTCAACTGCTAAGCCTAGGAAGAGCCGTGCCCACCGCAAGAAGCTCGAAGACCTGGCCGAATTGGGTATTCATGGGCCGTTCAAGAAGTCACATAGACGTGAACGGCGCCCTTTTACCGAACAGGACGATCGTGAGATCCTGGAGGGGCTGGATATATATGGCCCTGCTTGGACCAAAATCCAGCGCGACGCTCGCTTCAACCTGTCTAGCAGACAGCCTACGGATTTGAGAGACCGCGTTCGCAACAAGTATCCTAACATCTATCAGCGCATTGAAAAGGGCACTTTTAACTCCAAAGATGCCCCTCGAAGCAGCAATGTTCTTGAGCCTTCCGTTACCATGTCCATCGACAGCTCGCTGAAACGATCCAAGGCATCATCCAAGGTTGTTCGAACCGGCCACAACAACGCCAAGGAGGACTTACCAACGTGGCCATTGCACATGGTTGACACGTCCAGTTATACTCAGCCACCGCAAACCTTTGATTTCGGTGAGGCCAGTGGACCTCACTTCATGGGCGGTGAGATGGACATTTCAAGGCTGTTGCTTGACGACTCCAAGATGGCTCAGGCACCTGTACGACACGGCGCAGATTATTCTCCTGGTTCTTCATCGCCCCCAGCATACATTACAGAGCCGCGCCGGGACAGGTAACTGCTCCGTCCGGGGCTGAGGTGGCTAGCATTTTTGCGTTTTTGCATCATATCAATCACAAGGTTGGCAATCAGGGACTTTGCTATTGGACCGAATGGCATTGTATTTCTACGAATTGTTACGATTTTTGGGATTTGGGACGGAGTTGGGGATAAAGTCATCTGTCAAAATAGAGTAGACTGGACAGGGGGGGAAGCATGGAAAGTGAGCATGGCATCGTATGACAGTCTGGTTGTTTTTTTTCGCCTGGTACCCGCTGTCTAATACGAAGAAATATACCTCGGCGTTTGGATTTTTGGAAGATTACAGGGTCCCTCGGAAAGAAACAATGGGGCAATCTCGAGGCGATTGCGTCTGAGCAACACTGCTTCAGACTGATTCCCACTCTACAGTAGACATAATCTAAAAGAAACCAAGTGCAAAATGATAACAAGTACGAGCGCTCCACCTCGAAAGCATGTGCTAGCCCAGTCACAGTTGATTGGGTTGTTTTCCCCTGCCGATCTACTAGTACATAGAAGCACCAAAAAAGTCAATGACGGAATCTCACATGCCAAAATGCCAAAGAGCCGGCTGCCTCGATTCGGGAGCATTGCCAAGGGGGGTAAGGGGAGACCACGGGTCCGGTGGAGCAAGTCCTCTGTAAGGACCGGAAGTTGCATGACTCGACAAGTCCCTTGGGTCTGAAATTGGCATGTGAAGATGAGGGTTGGGGATTGTGCGCAAGATTTATTTCTATAGCGTGTATGTACAGGTTTACATCTGTGGCCAGATGCATGAATGTCCCTTTGTAGAGAGTAGGGCGATGACGGGAAAAGGctgtcttttcttcttctttttttttcccttgaAGCCGCCCGTCCTGGACTCCTGGGAGGAGACAAGACGCCGTACTTGGTTGGACTTCCAAGTCGACCTCTTCCTCTGGCCATTGCTGTGAAACTCCATCACCGCTACCGCTATTCCTGCTACGCGCCCTCCCCCAGGAAGCTGTATTTTGACTCTGCACTCAATCCACTGGGTTTTTGCACTGGGTTCGGTCAAAACGCGCTCAATGTACAATGTACGCAGTGGCTGGAGACTATTTGCGGATAATGTTGGGCAGATTGGGAAAAACCCCGATGTTGGCTACTTACGCAACGATGATGTTCCCAAGGCACCGTCTTACGGGAAAGCTCCAGACCAGCCACGTACTCGCAGCACGGGAGCCCATCCGCCCCCAGGCGTCTCTCACTtgaattattaataataagcgTATCATAGTACAAGAGCCTTCATTTCCAGTGTGCGCCTACACCACCCTCACCACCCACCACGGGGTCAAGCGTCGGCAGAGGCACATTCCATACCGCCTCAAACCGAGCCAGGTGGTCCCCTCCCTCTGCCCAGCTCCATGAACATCCGCGAGGGTACGCCCCCATCATGGTGAAGCCCGAGAGCGGCACGCGGCCAACAGTCTCTCGGGGGTTCTCGCCGTCGATGCCGTGGTAGCCCCCGGTCAGACACTGCGCGTCCGGGTCTGGGGCTTGGGGATCGAAGGACTTGTGCGCTACGCCGGCTGGGATGACAAAGACGTCGCCGACGTTTGCTTCCGTCTGCAGGGCCCCGTCCTCATGTGCCGTGCCGTACGTGTGCTTgtccccgtcgtcgtctgtgTCGGCTACACCCCAGCGTATGATGCCCGGGCCGCTTAgaacggccatggcctcgtggGTCTCGGGATGGTAGTGCGATCTCTGGTACTTGCCGTATTTCGTTACCCATTGCACATCCCACCCATTGCGCTGGAAGGCGTCGTGTATAGTGGCCGCATCGGGTTTCTCATCCTTGTCGAAGTAGCCCTTGTAGTGGAGGAGCGGTTTGGGGGAGTTGGGCACAAGTTTCGTTGGCCTGATTTGGTATACGGTTGGCGAGGGCATTTTCGCAACACATCAATCCGATTCACGGTGGCGGCACCGGGCTGTAGTTGGAATCGCTGGCGGGTTTAGCAATGTGCATGTCGATTCTGGAACGGGCGTGGCCGCCATTTATGACTGGGACGTTGTCATGCGTGCTGAGTGTTCGATAATGAGAGTCGGAGATAGGACGGCATCTCGCCCccgcatcaccatcatggaCGACGTTGCTGATTGAAGCCTCCGGGAGCATTGCCGgtgcgccgtcgccgtctcggATGGCTTCCCGATAACCAGCTCGCGCAAGTCTAAAGCCACATTAGCGCAAGTCTCCCAGGACAGGCCTTCGTTTCATTTGGTACGCCGCGTGGGACAGTCCAGGTGAACAACGGTATGCGATATGCAAGGCTGACTGGCagtctacctaggtattaGGTCGCGGCATTCCCGACCGGTGGTGCGAGTATCTTGACGCAAAAGCACCATTGCTGCAACGGTTTTTCTAGGACAGAGTAAAGGTTCCAACGTGAGGCTATACGCATCTTGGTGCACCATAGAACAGAGTCACCGTGCCAGCAACAATCGTACAGGAATGCCAAGCCTTGGGGAAACCTGCCAATGTACTTAGTAGTATGTACTGTCTGGTACATGTAGGGCTCACGCCGTGGAACCGTGGATGCAAAACATGGCAATCTGGGGTGCGGGGTAGCTTTTACATGGTTTCCGCAATTTGCAATAACATTGGAAGGCAATTCATCATTCCTTGTACCTAGAAGCTATAGGAAATTTAAAGAGATAATGCTCAATCCGAGTGCCTTGTGTCCACGGCATTCAAAATCCAAAGCTCTCGCAGACGTCTGACAGATACCCGAGAATGCACTAGTTCTAACCGCGACACCCATTTTTTGGTATTTATTCGTGTGATGCAAAGAAACAGGCCGCCGCGAAACTTACAGGAACAGCGGGTCCAAGCGAACTGTCACGGGTACAAGTCGGGGAAGTTCGAAGTTCGGACAAGAGTGTTCACAGGTTTTGACTTTTCAAATTCCACCAGCTCTTGAAGTTATCCAAAAACAGAGCTACGGGAAatcaatttttttttcggttccaaaaagacgaaaaaaaaaaaaacacattTTGAATGTAATGCGAAAAAAAATCGACACCTGCAGGATTCGAACCTACGCACCCGAAAGTAATGCCTGTGTAACTTACGTAAGCAAGGTAGCAGGGCACCGCCTTAACCACTCGGCCAAAGTGTCTTAGATAGCGGGGACGGGGTTAATTGTAAATTATATAGGCTAGTTAACAGGCAGTACCAATCGCTTCAACTTATTAACAGTTTCCTATCATCAATACGTCAATCAATGATAGTCAAGGCTAATATCGCCTGACCTTGTTAATAACCTGGCGGGTGGTCCTAATTTTGGAGTCGCGAGTTTAACGCAGAACCCGCCTTTCCTGTAAATTCGAACCTGCGCACATAATAATTTCTGGGCTGGATCACTTTGCCTAGTCTGACAACCCATGCCAGTTTCACAGACTATCAACTATTAGTATCGCAAAAACATGGCATAAATTCGGGTAATCGAGCGTCGTTTATACCACCCTAAATATTACAGCTTATAGCCTTTAGGCACTAACTGGCTTAGCAGAAG is a genomic window containing:
- the TAY1 gene encoding telomere-associated protein 1, with translation MATIEPRLIHLLNESTSTPQLHHADLPPLHALPLPTSTERPLPRLELDAAYRSDRPSGASAYPLRLFLGDYEATEPSPRGRSKAIKDSSDASDDAYNKKRGRNIHIKDDFVQLPQPMKRQKSAQQAPAMPPIINGLLEPPSHPALFPPIVSNAYDENDAGQIRLLNEYAAHGAVEDRARRSPEAEKSGKSRKRAAKPRRKWSEEETKHLLLGVNRHGVGKWTSILEDPDFTFNDRTAGDLKDRFRTCCPEELRGSSKSSSQAGSPRAASQEIGRRTKSGIHAENILIEDSPSPKEAGESDSTAKPRKSRAHRKKLEDLAELGIHGPFKKSHRRERRPFTEQDDREILEGLDIYGPAWTKIQRDARFNLSSRQPTDLRDRVRNKYPNIYQRIEKGTFNSKDAPRSSNVLEPSVTMSIDSSLKRSKASSKVVRTGHNNAKEDLPTWPLHMVDTSSYTQPPQTFDFGEASGPHFMGGEMDISRLLLDDSKMAQAPVRHGADYSPGSSSPPAYITEPRRDR